AATGAGACACTGGAAGCAAAAGAGAGATCAGGGGGGAAAAATGCACACATGCCTCAACATGCAGTTCTGTCTCCATTGGCTCTGGCagcacttttctttttcatctcgTGCATAttcttatctttttctttttttcagaatgAGGCAGACCGAACATTGATCTACGTCACTCTGTACATCTCCGAATGCCTCAAGAAGCTGCAGAAGGTGAGTCTGGTGTCGACAAGGAGCAGGACAAGGAGATTTGCTCTTGCAGGAAATATTTAAGGATGTTATTTTAGTGTTGAAGATATCAAATAAGCTTCAGCCCTTTGTGATTTTTAGAATTCTATTCATAGGTCAGCAGAGTTTTCCATTAAAGTAGTCTTCAGCATCTTCTAGTGCAACGTGTTGAACTCGTCTTTGCGTTTGGTCCACAGTGCAGCTCAAAAGGCCAAGGAGAGAAGGAAATGTACACACTTGGAATCACCAACTTCCCTATCCCAGGAGAGCCAGGATTCCCTCTCAATGCTATGTATCTTAAACCTACCAACAGGCAGGAAGAAGGTACGCCACAGAACGCTTCATTACTGCTCACTCACAATGATGCAGGTTTCAGTCAATTTCCTCCACCTCAGGCAGATCCACAGGACTGTCCTGTGTATAGGCTGTTTGTTCTGGGTAGTTTTCTcttatttagtgtttatttctgttgttttatgGAGCTCTTCGGTTCAGAAGGAATAttgtttcgtttcactgtgGTCTGTACTGCATATGCTTCAAATGACCAGAAAGCCACTTGagctgatagatagatagatagatagatagatagatagatagatagatagatagatagatagatagatagatagatagatagatagatagatagatagatagcccATATACAGTCTATAagagatctatctatctatctatctatctatctatctatctatctatctatctatctatctatctatctcttatAGACTGTatatgatctatctatctatctatctatctatctatctatctatctatctatctatctatctatctatctatctatctcttatAGACTGTatatgatctatctatctatctatctatctatctatctatctatctatctatctatctatctatctatctatctatctatctatctcttatagactgtatatctatctatctatctatctatcatctatctatctatctatctatctatctacaataGACTGTATATGGGTAATATGAGGTCTGAAAACTTTTGGTGATTTGTttgatataatattttattttatttttttgacttCTATGGTTTGTGTAttagcaaataataataataatcgtctGGTCATTATCAGGTTTTAGCATGAGGTGAATACATCCTTACATGAGGTTCAGACCTTAACCCAACTGAAGTGCTACCTCAGGAtcttaagagagctgtgcataaacaaatacTTCAACCTATTGCTGAGGACGGTGGTTCTACAAGTTACTTCTCCATTTTggctttatttatgtaaaactaAAGACCACCTGCTAAAGATTAGATGATTTGCATGACATCCTGGTACATGAAACTGTAGGGTTGGAAGGGGGTCGCTTCAGTTTTTCACACGACTGCAACCATCGCAGCAGTTATTCTAAGCTGTTCATATACTGTGTAAAATTTACAAACTGTCTGAAAGCCGTTCCCATATTTCGGGAttgtgttaaaagtaaatatgtacaCAAAATTGAGTAACTACAGGGCATTAAGGAATTAAATCCGAGTGCATATTATACCAAACACGGCTTTATGAGTCCAGCTCAGTACAGCCGTAGCTTTCTGTAGTGCTTTGACCTGTAATCTTATCAGTGTCCACTCCCTTCATGTTCGTTCTTATCTCCGTGAAGAGACCATGAGGGCTTACCTACAGCAGATTCGTCAGGAAACGGGCATCAGACTGTGCGAGAAAGTGTTCGACCCTCAGACAGACAAACCAAGCAAGGTAAGATGGTTTATTAACGATATGTTCAATTACTTCTATACCTTTTGTAGCTGATGTGATTTCTCTGTGCCTTCTAATGTCAGCTGAGCCTTTTCTTCTCATATTGTCCAGTTTATCATTCTCATCTTTGTAAGTGCACTTACTGACTGTGGTCCACTATAGAACCAGAGCTGACCTGATATTTTTTTAGTGCTGATACAAGTACACTATaaattggcaaaagtttgcggaaACATggtcataagtacagtatgtgctttttgagcattgcattccacattgtTTCAATTTGCACttattcccttcactcttctgggaaagtgttccactagatttttaagtgtgcttgtggacgtATATCAGGTATCAGTTATCACAATCTTGCTAAAGTGACTGTGACCTTGTATCGACAGCGTTATAAAACTAATCGccgatatatatttttttctccacagtGGTGGGTGTGCTTTGTAAAGAAACAGTTCATGAACAAGAGCCTGTCTGCTCCTGGTCAGTAAAAGGCAACTGGGAATTTTCAGTTTTCCCATCCATGTGGAACGTGGgtggaaattcttttttttttttgggtttacTTGCAATAGATACCAGATCtaagaatacttttttttaatatacatttgatTTCTTGTCCTCATACGCCATATGTGTACAAAGTGATCAAATAAAagctggaaaaaacaaaaataaaaaaccacctgtttattttatacttcaaATTCTTGAAATCAACCAATTCATCAGTGcatatagtttttccgggttgcatctGTTTTTGGAGCGACTGAGAAGGTGCTACGAAAGCAGCCTCTaaaggcgaatcactgacaccacattctgtttattttgaCATGGGAGACTGCATGCTGTACCGCTTATGTTGGTTTATAGTAAACAGAAAATGGAaaattaaatttcattattagtaaatgttgaaataaataaacaataacaagtTAATAAATGCTTGCGAAGTAATGTTACAAATGGAATCTTTAATTTCACATTAATGCGGTCATGCATCAAAAGCCATCTTCaaaagttttaaattatttttgtaattaattcagttattttatatgtagtgttttttaaaaaacaaacattgagctgattaatcggttattggCAAGTACGAGCCAACCGatctatcggtcgacctctggTTTTTAATTCTTCCAATTTGGAATGAACATGTTTAAGCTGGCTTTCGTTGTTCACGTTATTCCGTGGTCACAAACATCGTTTTgaatttgggaaaaaaaacacggaGAGTGGAAAGTGAGAACGAGAACAAGAACCACAGATGTCTCACACATCTCACAAAAGGTCATAAAGTAAATCGTATGTTTCTGTTCTGCCAATTCAAAACATAAATTAGGTGATGAGAGCAGACACATGACAAAACTATTAGACTTTTAGGCAAAATGCTTTAATGAGCAATAAGGAAAATGgacaaaagatttaaaaacctGAGGTGAGCTATATGTAAAATGTTGACTGCTTTCAAGCCGCATGTAgccacaaatgaataaaaattaagtGATGGAGAAACAAAGCAATTCTTAGATTGACATGGCTATAATACAACATATTTACAGTcaatattttacacaatgtcCTCTCAAAGATTCTGATTTCGAGGAATTTAACTCTTTCCTGTACAGGAGGATAAATTAAGGCAGCACGGAGCTCATGGACTCCGCAGGGAGAAGCGTTTTTGGGTATGAGGATCAACAATGGAGTGTAAAACCGAGAAAATTGCATAAGTGGCTTTGCACGTAGTTTATGGCTCAGTGTCAAAATTGTCATGCGTTAAAATGAATCATAATCCAAACAATAAATaagtttctctctcactcacacacacacacacacacacacacacacacactcttcataaccacacacagatttttatcCTTGTGAGTGAAACCCCTGTGCAGAATGACTGACATTGTATTCCAAGCTgtagagaagaagaaaagaaattccATTAGTATCTCACGATGAGGTCTTACATACGTTCTATACAATTTTGTGgtaagtttggggaagaaccacattagGCAggaattcaggtgtcccaattcatttatctatatattgtgtattgttttataacTA
This Silurus meridionalis isolate SWU-2019-XX chromosome 15, ASM1480568v1, whole genome shotgun sequence DNA region includes the following protein-coding sequences:
- the arpc3 gene encoding actin-related protein 2/3 complex subunit 3 translates to MPAYHSNLMDDDTKMVGNMALLPLRTQFKGPAPKETRDTDIIDEAIYYFKANVFFKNYEIKNEADRTLIYVTLYISECLKKLQKCSSKGQGEKEMYTLGITNFPIPGEPGFPLNAMYLKPTNRQEEETMRAYLQQIRQETGIRLCEKVFDPQTDKPSKWWVCFVKKQFMNKSLSAPGQ